A genomic segment from Cyanobium sp. NIES-981 encodes:
- a CDS encoding glycosyltransferase family 2 protein has protein sequence MPSPLPRVSLVIATYRRVDALRSTLRALQLQTCGDWEAVVVGDCCDPDTGTMLEQLGDPRVRYYNLTERFGEQSGPNSFGLALVRAPVVCFLNHDDLLLPDHLEQGLRHLEQTRADVLLAPALKLVNCHEEPDGRIRPVFMKRVTLGPDLRDLRMLLRREDLYYDPSSFWLVRTAFARRVGAWTHSSRLWRTPLRDWLLRAWRRGGRFAFTPELAGIRVVTHNHRGSRRRYNAATPEHQRLIKLFASLPPEQVRERLPRRMREKAALLGRPLRRRDRPSEVTLALRLQALLYRLLGLDWQVLRWRCQGVKPGAFHSRLLRLRTGETLAAVPELSPLLAEPERYRVV, from the coding sequence ATGCCCTCGCCCCTGCCCCGCGTCAGCCTCGTGATCGCCACCTACAGGCGGGTGGATGCCCTGCGCAGCACCCTGCGGGCCCTGCAGCTGCAGACCTGTGGCGACTGGGAGGCCGTGGTGGTGGGCGACTGCTGCGACCCCGACACCGGCACCATGCTCGAGCAGCTGGGCGATCCCCGGGTGCGCTACTACAACCTCACCGAGCGCTTCGGGGAGCAGTCCGGTCCCAATTCCTTCGGCCTGGCCCTGGTGCGGGCGCCGGTGGTGTGCTTTCTCAACCACGACGATCTGCTGCTGCCCGATCACCTCGAGCAGGGCCTGCGGCATCTGGAGCAGACCAGGGCCGATGTGCTGCTGGCACCGGCCCTGAAGCTGGTGAACTGCCACGAGGAACCGGATGGGCGCATCCGGCCCGTGTTCATGAAGCGGGTGACGCTGGGGCCGGACCTGCGTGATCTGCGCATGCTGCTGCGCCGGGAGGATCTCTACTACGACCCCAGCAGCTTCTGGCTGGTGCGCACCGCCTTCGCCCGTCGGGTGGGCGCCTGGACCCACTCCAGCCGGCTGTGGCGCACCCCCCTGCGGGACTGGCTGCTGCGGGCCTGGCGGCGCGGTGGGCGCTTCGCCTTCACGCCCGAGCTGGCGGGAATCCGGGTGGTCACGCACAACCACCGCGGCAGCCGTCGGCGCTACAACGCCGCGACCCCCGAGCACCAGCGCCTGATCAAGCTGTTCGCTTCCCTGCCCCCCGAGCAGGTGCGCGAGCGTCTGCCCCGCCGCATGCGGGAGAAGGCGGCGTTGCTGGGCCGCCCGCTGCGGCGCCGCGACCGGCCGTCGGAAGTCACCCTGGCCCTGCGGCTCCAGGCCCTGCTCTACCGCCTGCTGGGGCTCGACTGGCAGGTGCTGCGCTGGCGCTGTCAGGGGGTGAAGCCGGGCGCCTTCCACTCGCGTCTGCTGCGGCTGCGCACGGGTGAAACCCTTGCCGCGGTGCCGGAGCTCTCCCCGCTGCTGGCGGAGCCGGAGCGCTACCGGGTGGTGTGA
- the ahcY gene encoding adenosylhomocysteinase — protein sequence MVATPSALSLQTTSSYVIADLGLADFGRKEIAIAETEMPGLMALRRKFGAEQPLKGARIAGSLHMTIQTAVLIETLVALGAEVRWASCNIFSTQDHAAAAIAAAGIPVFAYKGETLDEYWAFTHRILEWGDGGTPNMILDDGGDATGLVILGTKAEKDPSVLDNPSNEEETALFNSIRQKLAAQPGFYSRIHAAIQGVTEETTTGVARLYQLQNAGELPFPAINVNDSVTKSKFDNLYGCRESLVDSIKRATDVMVAGKVALVLGYGDVGKGSAQSLRGLGATVMIAEVDPICALQAAMEGYRVVRLDDVVRDVDIFVTATGNFKVIRHEHLIQMKDQAIVCNIGHFDNEIDVASLKQYPWDNIKPQVDHILLPSGNRIILLAEGRLVNLGCATGHPSFVMSNSFTNQVLAQIELFTKGEQYARQVYVLPKHLDEMVARLHLEKIGARLTELTPEQAAYINVPVEGPYKLDHYRY from the coding sequence ATGGTGGCCACACCCTCTGCACTGTCGTTGCAGACCACATCCTCCTACGTGATCGCTGATCTCGGCCTCGCCGATTTCGGCCGCAAGGAGATTGCCATTGCCGAAACCGAGATGCCGGGCCTGATGGCCCTGCGCCGCAAGTTCGGCGCCGAGCAGCCCCTCAAGGGGGCCCGCATCGCGGGATCCCTGCACATGACGATTCAGACCGCTGTTCTGATCGAAACCCTGGTGGCCCTCGGCGCCGAGGTGCGCTGGGCCAGCTGCAACATCTTCTCCACCCAGGACCACGCCGCCGCCGCGATCGCGGCCGCCGGTATCCCCGTGTTCGCCTACAAGGGCGAGACGCTGGATGAGTACTGGGCCTTCACCCACCGCATCCTGGAGTGGGGCGATGGCGGCACGCCCAACATGATCCTGGACGACGGCGGCGACGCCACCGGTCTGGTGATCCTGGGCACCAAGGCCGAGAAGGATCCCTCCGTTCTCGACAATCCCAGCAACGAAGAGGAAACCGCCCTCTTCAACTCCATCCGCCAGAAGCTGGCCGCCCAGCCCGGTTTCTACTCCCGGATCCATGCCGCCATCCAGGGCGTCACCGAGGAAACCACCACCGGCGTGGCACGGCTGTACCAGCTCCAGAACGCGGGCGAACTCCCCTTCCCTGCGATCAACGTCAACGATTCGGTCACCAAGAGCAAGTTCGACAACCTCTACGGCTGCCGCGAGTCGCTGGTGGACTCCATCAAGCGGGCCACCGATGTGATGGTGGCCGGCAAGGTGGCGCTGGTGCTGGGTTACGGCGACGTGGGCAAGGGATCAGCCCAGTCGCTGCGGGGCCTGGGCGCCACGGTGATGATCGCCGAGGTCGACCCGATCTGTGCCCTGCAGGCGGCGATGGAGGGCTACCGCGTGGTGCGTCTCGACGACGTGGTGCGCGACGTGGACATCTTCGTGACCGCCACCGGCAACTTCAAGGTGATCCGCCATGAGCATCTGATCCAGATGAAGGATCAGGCGATCGTGTGCAACATCGGCCATTTCGACAACGAGATCGATGTGGCCTCGCTCAAGCAGTACCCCTGGGACAACATCAAGCCCCAGGTGGACCACATCCTGCTGCCCAGCGGCAACAGGATCATCCTGCTGGCCGAGGGCCGTCTGGTGAATCTGGGCTGCGCCACGGGCCATCCCAGCTTCGTGATGAGCAATTCCTTCACCAACCAGGTGCTGGCCCAGATCGAGCTGTTCACCAAGGGTGAGCAGTACGCCAGGCAGGTGTATGTGCTGCCCAAGCACCTCGATGAGATGGTGGCCCGCCTCCACCTCGAGAAGATCGGCGCCCGGCTCACCGAGCTCACCCCGGAGCAGGCCGCCTACATCAACGTGCCGGTGGAAGGTCCCTACAAGCTCGACCACTACCGCTACTGA
- the tsaE gene encoding tRNA (adenosine(37)-N6)-threonylcarbamoyltransferase complex ATPase subunit type 1 TsaE → MRVSPAIPPCRCESLADAAATQALGARLAALVGPGPAILLLLGELGAGKTCLVQGLAAALGIDEPITSPTFALAQHYSAPVGPGGGGSLVHLDLYRLEQPAAADELFAQEEETARELGAVLAVEWPQRLSVLPAEAWRVELELPQGGDPEAGRLARVWAPH, encoded by the coding sequence ATCCGCGTGAGCCCTGCCATCCCGCCCTGCCGGTGCGAATCCCTGGCCGATGCCGCCGCCACGCAGGCACTGGGCGCCCGGCTGGCCGCCCTGGTCGGCCCCGGCCCGGCGATCCTGCTGCTGCTGGGTGAGCTGGGCGCGGGCAAGACCTGCCTGGTGCAGGGCCTCGCCGCGGCCCTGGGCATCGACGAGCCGATCACCAGCCCCACCTTCGCCCTGGCCCAGCACTACAGCGCCCCGGTGGGCCCCGGTGGCGGCGGCTCCCTGGTGCACCTCGACCTCTACCGCCTGGAGCAGCCTGCCGCCGCCGACGAGCTGTTCGCCCAGGAAGAGGAAACGGCGCGGGAGCTGGGGGCGGTGCTGGCGGTGGAGTGGCCGCAGCGGCTCAGCGTCCTGCCTGCGGAGGCCTGGCGGGTGGAGCTGGAGCTGCCCCAGGGGGGCGATCCGGAGGCGGGCCGGCTGGCCCGGGTGTGGGCGCCGCACTGA
- the mutT gene encoding 8-oxo-dGTP diphosphatase MutT, with amino-acid sequence MPPTAVEAWLAHTGPALREALLAWWTLEGRHAIPWKQPTAGGQPGPGEVLDPYGIWVAEVMLQQTQLQVVLPYWRRWMAALPDLAGLASAGEQQVLLLWQGLGYYARPRRLQQGARQLWRAAARGDGQGTADPWPRDLAGWQALPGVGRSTAGSILSSAFDLPHPILDGNVKRVLARLTAWPVPPARQLAAFWRLSEQLLDPVRPRQFNQALMDLGATVCTPRQPRCGACPWQGECAAYAAGDPARFPVKDAPRPLPFQVIGVGVVLNGAGEVLIDQRLPEGLLGGLWEFPGGKQEPGEPIAATIARELREELAIEAEVGQELISLEHAYSHKRLRFVVHLCRWVGGEPQPLASQQVRWVRPAQLAEFPFPAANARIIAALLEHLGADAAA; translated from the coding sequence GTGCCGCCGACTGCCGTCGAGGCGTGGCTCGCCCACACCGGGCCGGCGTTGCGCGAGGCGCTGCTGGCCTGGTGGACGCTGGAGGGGCGTCACGCCATCCCCTGGAAACAGCCCACCGCCGGGGGGCAGCCGGGCCCGGGAGAGGTGCTCGACCCCTATGGCATCTGGGTGGCGGAGGTGATGCTGCAGCAGACCCAGCTGCAGGTGGTGCTGCCCTACTGGCGGCGCTGGATGGCCGCCCTCCCCGACCTCGCCGGCCTGGCGTCCGCCGGCGAGCAGCAGGTGCTGCTGCTCTGGCAGGGCCTCGGCTACTACGCCCGGCCCCGCCGTCTGCAGCAGGGCGCCCGCCAGCTGTGGCGTGCGGCCGCCCGCGGCGACGGGCAGGGCACGGCCGATCCCTGGCCCCGCGACCTGGCGGGTTGGCAGGCCCTGCCCGGGGTGGGCCGCAGCACCGCCGGCAGCATCCTCTCCTCGGCCTTCGACCTGCCCCACCCCATCCTCGACGGCAACGTGAAGCGGGTGCTGGCGCGCCTCACCGCCTGGCCCGTGCCGCCGGCGCGGCAGCTGGCGGCGTTCTGGCGGCTGAGCGAGCAGCTGCTCGACCCGGTGCGGCCCCGCCAGTTCAACCAGGCCCTGATGGATCTGGGGGCCACCGTGTGCACGCCCCGGCAGCCCCGCTGCGGTGCCTGCCCCTGGCAGGGGGAGTGCGCTGCCTACGCTGCCGGCGACCCCGCCCGCTTCCCCGTGAAGGACGCTCCCAGGCCGCTGCCCTTCCAGGTGATCGGCGTGGGGGTGGTGCTCAACGGCGCCGGCGAGGTGCTGATCGATCAGCGCCTTCCCGAGGGCCTGCTGGGGGGGCTGTGGGAATTTCCGGGCGGCAAGCAGGAGCCTGGGGAGCCCATCGCGGCCACCATCGCCCGGGAGCTGCGCGAGGAGCTGGCGATCGAGGCCGAGGTGGGCCAGGAACTGATCAGCCTGGAGCACGCCTACAGCCACAAACGGCTGCGCTTCGTGGTGCACCTCTGCCGCTGGGTCGGTGGTGAACCCCAGCCCCTGGCCAGCCAGCAGGTGCGCTGGGTGCGGCCCGCTCAGCTGGCCGAGTTCCCCTTCCCGGCCGCCAATGCCCGCATCATCGCGGCCCTGCTCGAGCATCTCGGCGCTGACGCCGCGGCCTGA
- a CDS encoding carbohydrate kinase, translated as MVASPRVLCLGEALVDRLGPPGGDPATASPDQIDDRLGGAPANAACALARLGTTAAFVGRLGTDPIGRAFAGLFERRGVNTAALQWDRRRPSRVVLVHRDRQGERRFGGFAGDRGEGFADEALEAAPLAGALTGAGGLLGPASWLLVGTIPLARPAAAEALRRAVSLAAAAGVAIAVDVNWRPTFWDGAAAPDAPPNEAQQKQILDLLGQAALVKCAAEEARWLFGSASPEAVRQALPRHPAVVVTDGASPLRWSFGASAGELYAFPVTVADTTGAGDAFTAGVLHGLCARPELLRGEHLDGVVELMRFASACGALVCQAPGAIDPQPTAAAVAAFLAGAVSAAPTPGPAGPPPDRPPGAAPAPPARPPQAGR; from the coding sequence ATGGTCGCGTCCCCCCGGGTGCTCTGCCTCGGGGAGGCCCTGGTGGATCGCCTCGGCCCCCCCGGCGGCGATCCCGCCACGGCCTCCCCCGATCAGATCGACGACCGCCTCGGCGGAGCACCCGCCAACGCGGCCTGCGCCCTGGCCCGGCTGGGCACGACGGCGGCGTTTGTGGGGCGGCTCGGCACCGATCCGATCGGCCGGGCCTTCGCCGGGCTGTTCGAGCGCCGGGGGGTGAACACCGCCGCTCTGCAGTGGGACCGGCGGCGACCCTCCCGGGTGGTGCTGGTGCACCGCGACCGGCAGGGGGAGCGCCGGTTCGGCGGTTTCGCGGGGGATCGCGGCGAAGGATTCGCGGATGAGGCTCTCGAGGCCGCTCCCCTGGCCGGGGCCCTCACGGGCGCCGGCGGGCTGCTGGGCCCGGCCTCCTGGCTGCTGGTGGGCACGATCCCCCTGGCCCGGCCCGCGGCGGCGGAGGCCCTGCGGCGGGCCGTGAGCCTGGCCGCCGCCGCCGGGGTGGCCATCGCCGTGGATGTGAACTGGCGACCCACGTTCTGGGATGGGGCGGCCGCTCCCGACGCCCCGCCCAACGAGGCCCAGCAGAAGCAGATCCTGGACCTGCTCGGCCAGGCCGCCCTGGTGAAGTGCGCTGCCGAGGAGGCCCGCTGGCTGTTCGGCAGCGCCTCCCCCGAGGCGGTGCGGCAGGCGCTGCCCCGGCACCCCGCCGTGGTGGTCACCGATGGCGCCAGCCCCCTGCGCTGGAGCTTCGGGGCCAGTGCAGGGGAGCTGTACGCCTTTCCGGTGACCGTGGCCGACACCACCGGGGCGGGGGATGCCTTCACGGCCGGCGTGCTGCACGGGCTCTGCGCCAGGCCGGAGCTGCTGCGGGGCGAGCACCTGGACGGGGTGGTGGAGCTGATGCGCTTCGCCAGCGCCTGCGGGGCCCTGGTGTGCCAGGCGCCCGGGGCCATCGATCCCCAGCCCACCGCCGCAGCCGTGGCCGCTTTCCTGGCCGGCGCCGTCAGTGCGGCGCCCACACCCGGGCCAGCCGGCCCGCCTCCGGATCGCCCCCCTGGGGCAGCTCCAGCTCCACCCGCCAGGCCTCCGCAGGCAGGACGCTGA